The following are encoded in a window of Lactobacillus acidophilus genomic DNA:
- the infB gene encoding translation initiation factor IF-2: MAKKRIYEVAKEVGVDNKVVVQKAKDLGFDVKNHMSSIDDSQVAKLKSSFQNSAPAEKKAEKSATKNNKIKISVSSIRKNEKKPEENNTPKKSNRRRNNKRRSSDRARDNKERDAKSNTGRPKAAALLQQFKQKQRAEEGQLNREAQKAKKEYHEHLKHPKKEQSEKDNKKTVKESNNKKVEQQVEKKVIGPKILKPSPARLKKNQPADNKEKVTTPRVTIPEAPKEEKRGNGRGRNMGKPGRKGKNQFVNGHSERSDRSERKRRKNKKHQQEQQKPRKQITKRKERPLPDILVYEEGMNAQDIGKLIHREPAEIVKKLFMLGVMTNQNQSLDKDTIELLAAEYGIDAKQKVHEDISDIDTLYDKRMEASKKSKNQIKRPPVVTIMGHVDHGKTTLLDRLRHTHVSAHEAGGITQRIGAYQVRLDDRLITFLDTPGHAAFSNMRARGAEITDIVVLVVAADDGVMPQTVEAIDHAKSANVPIIVAINKMDKPGANPQHVTEELMKYNLIPEDYGGDTIFVNISAKTGQNVDDLLQMILLQADVMELKANPDEMAIGTVIEARLSRGRGPVADVLIQQGTLNIGDPIVVGDTFGRVRTMTNDRGRQVKKATPSEPVEITGLNDVPESADKLVEFKDEKTARSVGEARAQQSLQKSRENVQHVTLDNLFDTMKKENMKEVDIVLKADVQGSVEALQQSLEKIEVEGVRVNIIHSGVGAINESDVTLAGASNAFIIGFNVRPTATAKSQAETDGVDIRLYSIIYKAIDDVTAAMKGMLEPTYEEKVIGNLTVRETWKVSKVGTIAGSFVDKGIVKNDSKIRVIRDGIVKYDGEIASLKRFKDDVKEVKQGNDCGLTIKDYNDIKVGDEFEVYEMQQVEPK; the protein is encoded by the coding sequence ATGGCAAAAAAAAGAATTTATGAAGTCGCAAAAGAAGTCGGCGTTGATAATAAAGTTGTAGTCCAAAAAGCAAAGGATTTGGGCTTTGATGTGAAGAATCATATGTCGTCAATAGATGATTCACAAGTTGCGAAGCTAAAGAGTAGTTTCCAGAACTCCGCTCCTGCTGAAAAAAAAGCAGAAAAGTCAGCCACTAAGAATAATAAAATTAAGATTTCAGTTTCTTCAATTCGAAAAAATGAAAAGAAACCAGAGGAAAATAATACTCCTAAGAAATCAAATAGAAGACGTAATAATAAACGTCGTTCTAGTGATCGAGCTCGGGATAATAAAGAACGTGATGCAAAATCTAATACAGGTAGACCAAAAGCAGCAGCTTTGCTTCAACAATTTAAGCAAAAGCAACGTGCAGAAGAAGGTCAGCTTAATAGAGAAGCTCAAAAAGCAAAGAAAGAATATCATGAGCATTTGAAGCATCCTAAAAAAGAGCAGTCAGAAAAAGATAATAAGAAAACAGTAAAAGAAAGTAATAACAAAAAAGTAGAGCAACAAGTGGAAAAGAAAGTAATCGGACCAAAAATCTTAAAACCATCACCAGCCCGTTTAAAGAAAAATCAACCTGCAGATAATAAGGAAAAAGTTACTACTCCTAGAGTAACTATTCCTGAAGCACCAAAGGAAGAAAAACGTGGTAACGGTCGTGGCAGAAATATGGGTAAGCCAGGACGCAAAGGAAAGAATCAATTTGTTAATGGACATAGTGAACGTTCAGACCGTTCAGAGAGAAAACGTCGTAAAAATAAGAAACATCAACAGGAACAGCAAAAGCCTAGAAAACAAATTACCAAACGTAAGGAACGTCCATTACCAGATATATTAGTATATGAAGAAGGTATGAACGCTCAAGATATCGGTAAATTGATTCACCGAGAACCAGCTGAAATTGTTAAGAAATTATTCATGCTTGGTGTTATGACTAATCAAAACCAATCATTGGATAAAGATACTATTGAACTTTTAGCTGCTGAATATGGTATTGATGCTAAGCAAAAAGTTCATGAAGATATTTCTGATATTGATACTCTTTACGACAAGAGAATGGAAGCTTCAAAGAAGTCTAAAAACCAAATTAAGCGCCCACCTGTAGTTACTATTATGGGTCACGTTGACCATGGTAAAACGACTTTGTTGGACCGTCTTCGTCATACTCACGTTTCAGCTCATGAAGCTGGTGGCATTACTCAAAGAATCGGTGCTTACCAAGTTAGACTTGACGATCGTTTGATTACATTCTTAGATACTCCAGGACATGCTGCCTTTTCTAATATGCGTGCACGTGGTGCTGAAATTACTGATATTGTTGTATTGGTTGTAGCTGCGGATGATGGTGTAATGCCTCAGACTGTTGAAGCTATTGACCACGCTAAGAGTGCTAATGTTCCAATCATTGTTGCTATTAACAAGATGGACAAGCCAGGTGCTAACCCACAACACGTAACTGAAGAATTAATGAAGTATAATTTAATTCCTGAAGATTACGGTGGTGACACAATTTTCGTTAACATTTCAGCTAAGACAGGTCAAAATGTAGATGATTTATTGCAAATGATCTTACTTCAAGCTGACGTGATGGAACTTAAGGCTAACCCAGATGAAATGGCAATCGGTACTGTAATTGAAGCACGTTTGTCACGTGGTCGTGGTCCAGTTGCCGACGTTTTGATCCAACAAGGTACACTTAATATTGGTGATCCGATTGTTGTAGGTGATACTTTTGGTCGTGTACGTACTATGACTAACGATCGTGGTCGCCAAGTTAAGAAGGCTACACCATCAGAGCCTGTTGAAATTACTGGTTTGAATGATGTGCCTGAATCTGCTGACAAGTTAGTTGAATTTAAGGACGAAAAGACTGCAAGAAGTGTTGGTGAAGCTAGAGCTCAACAATCATTGCAAAAGTCTCGTGAAAATGTTCAACATGTAACTCTTGATAACCTCTTCGATACTATGAAGAAGGAAAACATGAAGGAAGTTGACATTGTTCTTAAGGCAGATGTTCAAGGTTCAGTAGAAGCATTGCAACAATCACTTGAAAAGATTGAAGTTGAAGGTGTTCGTGTAAACATTATCCACTCAGGTGTAGGTGCAATTAATGAATCAGATGTAACTTTAGCTGGTGCATCTAATGCCTTTATTATTGGATTTAATGTTCGTCCAACTGCTACTGCAAAAAGTCAAGCAGAAACTGACGGTGTAGATATTCGTTTATACAGTATCATTTACAAGGCTATTGATGATGTTACCGCTGCCATGAAGGGTATGCTTGAACCTACTTATGAAGAAAAGGTTATTGGTAATCTTACTGTTCGTGAAACTTGGAAGGTTTCAAAGGTTGGTACAATTGCCGGATCATTTGTTGATAAAGGTATAGTCAAGAATGATTCTAAAATTAGAGTTATTCGTGACGGTATTGTTAAGTATGACGGTGAAATTGCCTCACTTAAGAGATTCAAGGATGACGTTAAAGAAGTTAAACAAGGTAATGACTGCGGTTTAACTATTAAGGATTACAACGATATTAAAGTCGGCGACGAATTCGAAGTATACGAAATGCAACAAGTTGAACCTAAGTAA
- a CDS encoding ribosome-binding factor A — MKHRVGRVEGEILRELTKILRKDIRDPRLSEVTITAVECTNDLSYATIYYSLLTEDAEKEKEVQEGLDKAKGMMRHLLGQTLTVYKVPELIFKRDNSVKYGSKIDRLIAEVKKQDAERASK; from the coding sequence ATGAAGCATAGAGTTGGTCGCGTTGAAGGTGAAATCCTTCGCGAATTAACAAAAATTTTACGTAAAGATATTCGTGATCCACGTTTGAGCGAAGTAACTATTACTGCGGTTGAATGTACGAATGATCTTTCATATGCAACTATTTACTATAGTTTGTTAACTGAAGATGCTGAAAAAGAAAAAGAAGTTCAGGAAGGTTTAGATAAGGCAAAAGGAATGATGAGACATTTGCTTGGACAAACTTTAACTGTTTACAAAGTTCCTGAACTTATCTTTAAGCGTGATAATTCAGTAAAATATGGTAGTAAAATTGACCGTTTAATTGCAGAAGTCAAAAAACAAGATGCTGAACGGGCAAGTAAATAA
- the truB gene encoding tRNA pseudouridine(55) synthase TruB, which translates to MLNGIIVIDKDKGMTSADVVYHLRRALHIRKIGHAGTLDPEVTGVLPIAIGQATKLIELMHTRPKKYQGTGLFGYATDSYDIDGKVLKEKRLVMPFTVEEIQRGMNTFKGKIEQVPPIYSAVKVNGKHLYEYAREGIKVERPKRQVEIFQYDLLNDPSFDKEKGQESFDFEITCSKGTYVRSLVNDLGEKLDEPAVMTYLRRVASSGFDISQAVKLSEIEANPEKASELIQPIDAFFKDYETIDLPEGKWLKVKNGAGISLETNAKKVALRYNEKVKAIYEKKGKIYRPSLMLLQNE; encoded by the coding sequence ATGTTAAATGGAATTATAGTAATTGATAAAGATAAAGGGATGACTAGTGCAGACGTTGTCTATCATTTGCGTCGTGCATTACATATTAGAAAAATTGGACACGCAGGAACTTTGGATCCTGAAGTTACAGGTGTTTTGCCAATTGCAATTGGTCAGGCAACCAAGTTAATTGAGTTGATGCATACTCGTCCTAAAAAGTATCAAGGAACAGGTTTATTTGGATATGCGACAGATTCTTATGATATTGATGGTAAAGTTTTAAAAGAAAAAAGATTGGTAATGCCATTTACTGTAGAAGAAATTCAGAGAGGAATGAATACTTTTAAAGGTAAAATCGAGCAAGTCCCACCAATTTATTCTGCTGTAAAAGTAAACGGAAAACACCTTTATGAGTATGCACGTGAAGGAATTAAAGTGGAACGTCCAAAACGTCAAGTAGAGATTTTTCAATATGATTTGTTAAATGATCCTAGTTTTGATAAAGAAAAAGGTCAAGAAAGCTTCGATTTTGAAATAACTTGTAGCAAAGGGACGTATGTTAGATCATTAGTTAATGATTTAGGCGAAAAGCTAGATGAGCCAGCAGTTATGACATACTTGCGACGAGTGGCAAGTTCTGGATTTGATATTTCACAAGCTGTAAAATTAAGTGAAATTGAAGCAAATCCTGAAAAGGCTAGTGAATTGATTCAACCGATTGATGCCTTTTTTAAAGATTATGAAACTATTGATTTACCTGAAGGTAAATGGCTTAAAGTAAAAAATGGTGCTGGCATTTCTTTGGAAACAAATGCAAAAAAAGTGGCATTACGGTACAATGAAAAAGTTAAAGCGATTTATGAGAAAAAAGGAAAGATTTATCGTCCCAGCTTAATGCTGCTTCAAAATGAATAA
- the ribF gene encoding riboflavin biosynthesis protein RibF: protein MKIIHLTYPVKENILNSKVVLALGFFDGVHLGHQRLITRAREIANQKNLPVIVMTFDRHPKEIYADKKNFKYLETLDEKADKMAKLGVDYLAVMPFTKDFSQISAQKFVDNVIVKLNADTVVAGFDYTYGPKNIANMDNLPNFAKGRFNIVVMPKQVFDGKKIGSTEIRQAIKDGKMELAYELMGHHYVMSGIVGHGKRNGHKLGFPTANLEWANHKVIPKIGVYATKTKVNGKWHESMTSVGYNVTIGQNKRIYIESNIFDFDEDIYGKPIEIKWYKYTRGEIKFAGLDELREQLEKDQDEIKAYFAK, encoded by the coding sequence GTGAAAATCATTCATCTAACTTATCCAGTAAAGGAAAATATTTTAAATTCAAAAGTAGTTTTGGCTTTAGGTTTTTTTGATGGAGTTCATTTAGGACATCAACGCTTAATTACTCGAGCTAGGGAAATTGCTAATCAAAAAAATTTACCTGTAATTGTAATGACTTTTGATCGTCATCCTAAGGAAATATATGCGGATAAAAAGAATTTTAAATACTTAGAAACCTTAGATGAAAAGGCAGATAAAATGGCTAAATTAGGTGTTGATTATTTAGCTGTTATGCCATTTACAAAGGATTTTAGTCAAATAAGCGCGCAGAAGTTTGTTGACAACGTAATTGTTAAATTGAATGCTGACACTGTGGTTGCAGGATTTGATTATACATATGGTCCTAAAAATATAGCTAATATGGACAATCTGCCTAATTTTGCTAAAGGAAGATTTAACATTGTAGTTATGCCTAAGCAAGTTTTTGATGGGAAAAAAATTGGTTCTACTGAGATACGTCAAGCTATCAAAGATGGGAAAATGGAATTAGCGTATGAATTAATGGGTCATCATTATGTAATGAGTGGCATAGTAGGGCATGGTAAAAGAAATGGTCATAAACTTGGTTTTCCAACAGCTAATTTAGAGTGGGCTAACCATAAGGTTATTCCTAAAATAGGTGTTTATGCAACAAAAACTAAAGTTAATGGCAAATGGCATGAATCAATGACCAGTGTTGGTTATAATGTTACAATTGGTCAAAATAAACGTATTTATATCGAATCTAATATTTTTGACTTTGATGAAGATATTTATGGTAAACCCATTGAAATTAAATGGTATAAGTATACTCGTGGAGAAATAAAGTTTGCTGGTTTAGATGAACTAAGAGAGCAACTTGAAAAGGATCAAGATGAAATTAAAGCATATTTTGCTAAATAA